The Theileria orientalis strain Shintoku DNA, chromosome 3, complete genome genome window below encodes:
- a CDS encoding uncharacterized protein (abortive infection protein family protein), with product MRLYATQILFLSKLAFICNIILSLCVSPVNNGVKLNFTHVLRRSSVGFIVSSNSTPNLTHYQTQTLNRGGFKSVKDDTSTHFNPVSNVESIRPNEATKLGSRNIAFKEIFGPYVQSYKSISSNVKSNVLKFTRLVATSSADLRLRVSRLVERVKLSNTYKIALTNYHKLNQRMTNMSVVEQFSLLLVANALYVFVLPRYNIVFPFQLFPSDSGLGAEIGLDTLVSIPFLYYFLKDLKIDGGRFRLTNASPFKISMVVSSLVASFFLSSYFASIMDSLVLFISALNFPVSREMLNAVSIISGHLFWMAVGSTVLHKYMFPLFGGENAWYKLDLKKTWVYQVLSGYFSSCLVYKFVDNLFLSIVNNFNFKQSESLTDQTISNVCESNEVLPIIITSIAPCLTAPWWEELLYRVFTFRIFNSFLPSLASSLVSSVLFSLNHLSMGSFFQLFSLGLLWSLIHNKEDNIFVTFLIHCLWNSRIFLGSLTGL from the coding sequence atgagGCTTTATGCGACTCagattctatttttatctaaaCTTGCTTTTATTTGTAACATTATACTTTCTCTATGTGTAAGTCCCGTAAATAACGGTGTAAAACTCAACTTCACACATGTTTTAAGGAGAAGCAGCGTTGGATTCATTGTTAGTTCTAATTCAACTCCCAATTTAACACACTATCAAACTCAAACTCTGAATCGAGGTGGATTTAAATCGGTAAAGGATGACAcatctacacatttcaacCCTGTCTCGAATGTGGAGTCTATTAGGCCAAATGAGGCAACTAAACTTGGCTCCAGAAATATAGCATTTAAAGAAATATTTGGACCATACGTTCAGTCGTACAAATCAATTTCATCCAATGTAAAGTCCAACGTCTTAAAATTCACGAGGCTCGTCGCAACAAGTTCCGCAGACCTGCGCTTGAGGGTCAGCAGGTTGGTTGAAAGGGTTAAATTAtctaacacatataagATCGCATTAACTAATTACCATAAACTGAATCAAAGAATGACAAACATGTCGGTCGTAGAGCAGTTTAGCCTGCTGCTGGTTGCCAACGCCTTGTACGTTTTCGTTTTACCAAGGTATAACATAGTGTTTCCATTCCAACTCTTTCCCTCAGACTCTGGATTAGGAGCTGAAATAGGTCTGGATACTCTGGTTTCAATACCCTTTTTGTACTATTTTTTGAAGGACTTGAAGATCGATGGTGGAAGATTTAGGTTGACCAACGCTTCtccatttaaaatttccaTGGTTGTTTCATCGCTCGTCGCCTCGTTCTTTTTGTCGTCATACTTTGCTTCTATCATGGACAGCCTCGTTCTGTTTATCTCGGCACTTAACTTTCCAGTAAGCCGTGAGATGCTAAACGCTGTATCCATCATTTCCGGGCACCTGTTCTGGATGGCGGTTGGTTCAACTGTGCTCCACAAGTATATGTTTCCCCTGTTTGGGGGCGAGAACGCTTGGTACAAACTCGACTTGAAGAAAACTTGGGTTTACCAGGTACTGTCTGGCTATTTTTCGTCGTGCCTCGTTTACAAGTTTGTCGACAACTTATTTTTGTCAATTGTCAacaactttaattttaaacagtcTGAATCTTTAACGGATCAGACAATTTCAAATGTGTGTGAAAGCAACGAGGTTCTTCCAATCATCATTACTTCCATTGCGCCCTGCCTCACTGCTCCCTGGTGGGAGGAGCTACTTTATCGCGTTTTCACCTTTAGGATATTCAACAGCTTCCTTCCGAGCCTGGCTTCATCTCTTGTATCTTCAGTTTTGTTTTCTTTAAATCATCTCAGTATGGGTTCTTTTTTTCAACTTTTTAGCCTCGGACTTTTGTGGTCTTTGATTCACAACAAGGAGGACAACATTTTCGTCACCTTTCTGATTCACTGTCTTTGGAACTCAAGGATATTCTTAGGATCACTCACTGGTCTTTAA
- a CDS encoding adenylosuccinate lyase, whose protein sequence is MLERYKAVSPVDGRYNKYTFEISEYLSEYSITRNRILVEVKWLRCLIKLGIAPVKQLSKESVENLRTIIDMEARLMHDLKAVEYYIRKRMEESGLPELSKLVTWVHIFCTSEDINSPSYSIGIRDCMNVLMKPLMLDVIRNLERVALENADKPMLSRTHGQPAVPTTFGKEVATFVYRLSYQYKKYIQNVSAKFNFRGKRGRTQDLNSGCRGLLKLKNVKGEVGSSTMPHKINPIALENAEGNLGMANCLFQFFSTKLPRSRMQRDLSDSSVLRNLGVAFGHSMVAYKNIITSLERMGFDDEESGRDIQEHWTILSEPLQVSLKMMGHKDAFEKVMVFTRGLNPTKEQMRKFIEDNCGKDSMVMTLKLEEYTGLAEKLARNVVKYVPKE, encoded by the exons ATGTTGGAGCGGTATAAAGCAGTGAGTCCAGTGGATGGACGAtacaacaaatacacatttgagaTATCAGAGTACCTCTCGGAGTACAGTATTACGAGAAATAGAATACTGGTGGAAGTCAAATGGCTCCGGTGCCTTATAAAACTGGGAATAGCGCCAGTGAAGCAGCTTTCGAAGGAATCCGTGG AGAACCTTCGCACGATTATAGACATGGAAGCTAGGCTTATGCACGACCTAAAAGCAGTGGAGTACTATATTAGG AAACGAATGGAAGAGAGCGGGCTGCCGGAGCTGAGTAAACTCGTGACCTGGGTCCACATCTTCTGCACGAGCGAGGACATAAACAGTCCGTCGTACTCAATCGGAATTAGGGACTGTATGAACGTGCTAATGAAGCCGCTGATGCTTGATGTGATAAGGAACCTGGAGAGGGTGGCACTGGAG aatgCGGACAAGCCGATGCTATCGAGAACGCACGGCCAGCCGGCAGTGCCGACCACGTTCGGAAAGGAGGTGGCCACGTTCGTGTACAGGCTGTCGTACCAGTACAAGAAGTACATACAGAACGTAAGCGCGAAGTTTAATTT TCGAGGTAAGCGCGGAAGAACGCAAGACCTTAACTCCGGTTGCAGAGGGCTCCTGAAGCTTAAGAACGTGAAGGGCGAAGTTGGAAGCAGCACGATGCCGCACAAGATAAATCCTATCGCCCTGGAGAACGCGGAGGGAAACCTGGGCATGGCGAACTGCCTCTTCCAGTTCTTCAGCACGAAGCTGCCGAGAAGCAGGATGCAGCGCGACCTCTCGGACTCCTCAGTGCTGAGGAACCTGGGAGTGGCATTCGGGCACTCAATGGTCGCCTACAAGAACATAATCACGTCGCTGGAGAGAATGGGgttcgacgacgaggagtcgGGGCGGGACATCCAGGAGCATTGGACGATACTCTCTGAGCCGCTGCAGGTCTCCCTGAAGAT GATGGGCCACAAGGACGCCTTCGAAAAGGTGATGGTGTTCACGAGGGGACTAAATCCCACAAAGGAGCAAATGCGCAAGTTTATCGAGGACAACTGTGGGAAGGACTCGATGGTGATGACactgaagctggaggagtaTACGGGCCTCGCCGAAAAGCTGGCGAGAAACGTTGTAAAGTATGTACCAAAGGAGTAG